One window from the genome of Pedobacter schmidteae encodes:
- a CDS encoding D-TA family PLP-dependent enzyme yields MTNEYMEQDWYQIDGVHDLDSPALVFYTERIVANIELLKRSIDSIARLRPHVKTHKSAEITQLLIQAGIMKFKCATIAEAEMLGSCGAADVLLAYQPVGPKIDRFIRLMSTFPLTQFSCLLDNEVTLDQLALAAKSSGRDITVFLDLNLGMNRTGITPGKNAVALYRKAFENEGIRIAGLHGYDGHIHDSSLERRKEQWQQGWDSIQTMKDEILADGLPAPLIVAGGTPTYPFYAAQQEVECSPGTFILWDKGYSNTCAEQPYFIAAALICRVISLPDETKVSVDLGHKAVAAENELVKRVSFINAPDAGILSQSEEHLVLEMPLGHGFKIGDVLYGIPIHICPTVALYDLAITVSDHRVSGVWNIISRRRKINI; encoded by the coding sequence ATGACTAACGAATATATGGAACAGGATTGGTATCAAATAGATGGTGTTCATGACCTGGATTCGCCAGCATTGGTTTTTTATACCGAACGGATTGTAGCTAATATTGAACTGCTAAAAAGGAGTATCGATTCGATTGCCCGATTACGCCCTCATGTAAAAACGCATAAATCGGCCGAAATTACGCAGCTGCTGATCCAGGCGGGAATCATGAAGTTTAAATGTGCTACTATTGCTGAGGCCGAAATGCTAGGTAGTTGTGGGGCAGCGGATGTGTTGTTGGCCTATCAGCCTGTTGGTCCAAAAATAGACCGTTTTATAAGGCTGATGAGCACTTTTCCGTTAACCCAATTTTCGTGTTTGTTGGACAATGAGGTGACTTTGGATCAGCTAGCCCTGGCTGCCAAAAGTTCAGGTCGGGATATTACTGTATTTCTGGACCTGAATTTAGGAATGAACCGTACAGGAATAACACCAGGCAAAAATGCAGTTGCCCTATATCGAAAGGCATTTGAAAACGAAGGCATTCGTATCGCAGGATTGCATGGTTACGACGGACATATTCACGATTCATCGTTGGAACGAAGAAAGGAACAATGGCAACAGGGATGGGATTCTATTCAAACCATGAAAGATGAAATCCTGGCCGATGGTTTACCTGCTCCGCTTATCGTTGCCGGTGGCACGCCAACCTATCCTTTTTATGCGGCACAACAGGAGGTTGAATGTAGTCCGGGTACCTTTATTTTGTGGGATAAGGGCTATAGTAATACCTGTGCGGAGCAGCCTTATTTTATTGCTGCAGCATTGATTTGCAGGGTAATTTCTTTGCCGGATGAAACTAAGGTGAGTGTAGATCTGGGGCATAAAGCTGTTGCTGCCGAAAATGAATTAGTCAAGCGTGTTAGTTTTATCAATGCACCTGATGCGGGTATCCTGAGCCAGAGTGAAGAACATCTGGTGCTGGAAATGCCTCTGGGGCATGGATTTAAAATAGGCGATGTTTTGTATGGTATACCCATTCACATTTGTCCTACGGTAGCCTTATACGACCTGGCCATAACCGTATCCGACCATCGGGTTTCGGGTGTCTGGAACATTATTTCAAGAAGAAGAAAAATTAATATATAG
- a CDS encoding dipeptidase, producing the protein MFAIDAHLDLSMNALEWNRDLRLAVADINKREVGLTDKPDRAKAVVSLPELRRGKIGLVVATQIARFVAPDNKLPGWHSPEQAWAQTQGQLAWYKAMEAAGEMVQVHNLETLQQHLDLWTTAMDDAQKPIGYILSLEGADSIVTIGHLEKAYINGLRAVGPAHYGPGRYAQGTDATGFMGPKGHELLKEMERLNIILDATHLCDDSFWEALDHFGGHVWASHNNCRALVNHNRQFSDDQIRALIDRGAVIGGALDAWMMVPGWVRGQSTPLGMNCNLDVMIDHIDHICQIAGNSRHVGIGSDLDGAFGKEQCPYDVETIADLQKIPVLFAKRGYSPEDIENLMQGNWLRFLRKAWG; encoded by the coding sequence ATGTTTGCAATAGATGCGCATCTGGATTTGAGTATGAATGCGTTGGAATGGAACCGCGACCTGAGGTTGGCGGTTGCTGATATCAATAAAAGAGAAGTTGGCTTGACCGACAAACCTGATAGGGCAAAGGCAGTAGTGTCGTTACCTGAGTTGAGGAGGGGTAAAATTGGGTTGGTGGTGGCCACGCAGATTGCCCGTTTTGTAGCGCCAGATAATAAGTTGCCGGGCTGGCATTCGCCGGAGCAAGCCTGGGCGCAAACACAAGGGCAATTGGCCTGGTACAAAGCCATGGAAGCCGCTGGAGAAATGGTGCAGGTTCACAATCTGGAAACTTTACAGCAGCACCTGGATTTGTGGACAACAGCTATGGATGATGCTCAAAAGCCGATTGGTTATATTTTAAGCCTGGAAGGTGCCGATTCTATAGTAACCATCGGACACCTGGAGAAAGCCTATATTAATGGATTAAGAGCTGTGGGACCGGCACACTATGGCCCGGGCAGATACGCACAGGGGACCGATGCAACAGGCTTTATGGGGCCTAAGGGACATGAGCTGCTCAAAGAAATGGAGCGATTGAATATCATCCTGGATGCCACACATTTATGCGACGATAGTTTTTGGGAAGCGCTGGATCATTTTGGCGGACATGTGTGGGCTTCGCACAACAATTGCAGGGCGCTGGTTAATCATAACCGACAGTTTAGTGATGATCAGATTCGTGCACTGATTGACAGAGGTGCGGTTATTGGAGGGGCTTTGGATGCCTGGATGATGGTTCCTGGCTGGGTACGTGGACAATCGACACCACTGGGTATGAACTGCAATCTGGATGTGATGATTGATCATATTGATCACATTTGCCAGATTGCCGGAAACTCCAGGCATGTGGGCATTGGCTCAGATCTGGACGGGGCCTTTGGAAAGGAGCAGTGTCCTTATGATGTGGAAACTATTGCTGATCTTCAAAAAATACCGGTATTATTTGCAAAAAGAGGCTACTCGCCCGAAGATATTGAAAACCTGATGCAGGGCAATTGGCTTCGTTTTTTAAGAAAGGCATGGGGTTAA
- a CDS encoding heme ABC transporter ATP-binding protein, with product MLVADSLTYKVGKRALVKDISFSIRPGELLVILGANGAGKSTLFRLLSGEKSPVSGTVKLQDKCVTEYTISQLALKRAVLNQQNIVNMAFTVLEIVMMGRYPHYRNTPSLKDQDIAIAVMELTGIAAFADRSYLSLSGGEQQRVQLARVLAQIWDIPNALLLMDEPVASLDLQYQQQTLAIAKMLTKRGFMVVTILHDINLAAQYADRIIMLKNGRKWYDGTVAEVLSTKNIYEVFEINSDVYTNPRTLTHFFIPRNVAINTNP from the coding sequence ATGTTGGTAGCAGATTCATTAACCTATAAAGTAGGAAAAAGAGCATTGGTAAAAGACATTTCCTTTAGCATCCGACCTGGCGAACTACTGGTGATACTGGGCGCAAACGGGGCCGGAAAATCAACTCTATTCAGGCTGCTCAGTGGCGAAAAATCACCGGTTTCGGGCACGGTAAAACTGCAGGACAAGTGTGTTACCGAATACACCATAAGCCAGCTGGCGCTAAAACGTGCGGTATTGAATCAGCAAAACATTGTCAACATGGCCTTTACCGTACTGGAAATTGTAATGATGGGTCGCTATCCACATTACCGCAACACTCCCTCTTTAAAAGATCAGGATATTGCAATAGCAGTTATGGAGCTTACAGGCATTGCGGCATTTGCCGATCGGTCTTACCTTAGCCTGTCGGGTGGCGAACAGCAACGGGTACAACTGGCTCGCGTACTGGCCCAGATCTGGGATATTCCCAATGCCTTGCTGCTGATGGATGAACCTGTGGCCAGTCTGGATTTGCAATATCAGCAACAAACCCTGGCAATTGCAAAAATGCTGACCAAAAGGGGTTTTATGGTTGTTACCATTTTGCACGACATCAACCTGGCCGCCCAATACGCAGATCGTATCATTATGCTAAAAAATGGGAGAAAATGGTACGATGGAACCGTGGCCGAGGTACTAAGTACCAAAAACATTTATGAGGTGTTTGAGATCAACTCGGATGTGTACACAAATCCACGCACATTGACACACTTTTTTATCCCACGCAACGTTGCTATAAATACAAATCCCTAA
- a CDS encoding iron ABC transporter permease, whose translation MVKRRFFLYVSLSLALLIAAAFSMSLGAVKIPISDVFVILGKKIGLFGTKVVSVQYEGVMNIVRLPRVILGILVGAALGISGTAIQGIFRNPLAEPGLIGISAGASLLAVVIIVLEISLLTSLSNLLGYYLLAFGAFAGAGIAALIVYQISRTDGKSNVATMLLAGIAINALAGALTGLITFAADDQQLRNITFWMLGSLGGATWETVMAVLPFITIPIILLPRMGKALNAFALGENQAAQLGLKVATIKRNVVILATMAVGASVAVSGIIGFVGLLVPHTIRLLIGVDNKHVLPASALFGALMLTLADMLCRTVIAPIELPIGVITALLGTPLFLYILIKDKKKLVL comes from the coding sequence ATGGTAAAAAGAAGGTTCTTTCTGTATGTATCGTTGTCCCTTGCGCTACTGATTGCTGCTGCTTTTTCGATGAGCCTCGGTGCCGTAAAAATACCCATATCAGATGTTTTTGTTATTCTTGGAAAAAAAATAGGCTTGTTTGGCACTAAAGTGGTTTCTGTACAGTATGAGGGTGTCATGAATATCGTGCGTCTGCCCAGAGTGATACTCGGCATACTGGTAGGCGCTGCATTGGGCATATCCGGCACAGCAATTCAAGGCATTTTCAGAAATCCACTGGCCGAGCCCGGTTTGATTGGCATTTCAGCAGGTGCATCTTTACTCGCTGTCGTTATTATCGTGCTGGAAATTAGCCTATTGACCAGCTTAAGTAATCTATTAGGGTATTACCTATTGGCTTTCGGTGCTTTTGCCGGCGCGGGAATAGCTGCGTTGATTGTTTATCAGATTTCACGTACCGATGGCAAATCAAACGTAGCTACGATGTTACTGGCAGGAATTGCCATAAATGCGCTTGCAGGGGCATTAACAGGGCTCATCACTTTTGCGGCTGATGATCAACAATTGAGAAACATCACCTTCTGGATGTTGGGTAGTCTTGGCGGCGCTACCTGGGAAACAGTAATGGCAGTATTGCCATTTATCACTATCCCTATAATCCTGCTGCCGCGTATGGGCAAAGCTTTAAATGCCTTTGCACTGGGCGAAAACCAGGCCGCGCAGCTGGGCTTAAAAGTAGCTACCATCAAAAGAAATGTAGTGATCCTGGCAACCATGGCAGTTGGCGCATCGGTGGCCGTGTCCGGCATCATCGGCTTTGTAGGTTTGCTGGTGCCTCATACGATTAGATTGCTGATTGGGGTCGACAATAAACATGTACTGCCTGCTTCGGCACTATTCGGGGCATTAATGCTTACCCTGGCCGATATGCTTTGCCGAACGGTTATTGCCCCAATAGAACTACCCATAGGTGTAATCACAGCTCTATTGGGTACCCCTCTTTTTTTATACATTTTAATCAAAGACAAGAAGAAACTCGTTTTATAA
- a CDS encoding hemin ABC transporter substrate-binding protein: MKKIFSFLLLILFGHMANATVPKRIITLSAALTETVDALGLGQQIVAVDVTSAYPAYINKVPKVSKDRAISAEGIISFSPDLVLAPDNMIAKAVEYQLKSARIKVVVIKQEFSAEGALNFIRQVAIAVDQRTKGEQLIKQTTLAVNKALETVKKNPKSPKVLFLYARGTGVMMVAGKDTSMDAIIRISGGKNAAQGFSKFKPYTTEALVSANPDIILMFDFGYKSLGGITSILKMPGVALTNAGKNKRIVEMDGDLLINFSVRLAQAITELNSKW, from the coding sequence ATGAAGAAAATATTCTCCTTTTTACTCCTCATATTATTTGGCCATATGGCCAATGCAACTGTTCCTAAACGGATCATAACTTTAAGTGCAGCCCTTACCGAAACAGTAGATGCATTGGGACTTGGTCAGCAGATTGTTGCCGTTGATGTGACCAGTGCCTACCCTGCTTATATCAATAAAGTGCCTAAAGTAAGTAAAGACCGGGCCATATCTGCCGAAGGCATCATTTCCTTCTCGCCCGACCTGGTGCTGGCGCCTGATAATATGATTGCCAAGGCTGTAGAATACCAATTAAAATCAGCAAGAATAAAAGTCGTTGTCATTAAACAGGAATTTAGCGCTGAAGGCGCGCTAAACTTTATCCGTCAGGTGGCTATAGCAGTAGATCAGCGTACAAAAGGCGAACAGCTGATTAAACAAACCACATTAGCGGTAAATAAGGCTTTGGAAACGGTAAAGAAAAACCCCAAATCGCCTAAAGTATTGTTCCTTTATGCCCGGGGAACCGGTGTGATGATGGTTGCTGGAAAAGATACCAGTATGGATGCTATCATCAGGATTTCGGGGGGCAAAAATGCTGCACAAGGATTCTCTAAATTCAAACCTTATACAACTGAGGCATTGGTGAGTGCCAATCCTGATATCATCCTGATGTTTGATTTTGGCTACAAAAGTCTGGGCGGCATCACCAGCATTTTGAAAATGCCTGGAGTAGCATTAACCAATGCCGGAAAAAATAAAAGAATAGTGGAAATGGATGGCGATCTGCTGATCAACTTCTCGGTCAGACTGGCGCAGGCGATTACCGAATTGAACAGTAAATGGTAA
- a CDS encoding TonB-dependent receptor, producing MPTCNYSVIKNVLFMVLLLLVDVVRADDTKGRLTGIVLDELGKPMAGITVSLQPDYRKALSDEKGKFSITGLYAGIYTLTVNAIGFESHRQEIELTGGHTLVITIQLKRGNKALNEVSINSHHSNPDNFIDMVRTAMPSKVISRQEIEMMGSRRLDEVLKEQTGLAMVNDIGSGSRAIGLQMQGFSSGYTMIMIDGQPMVGRNNGNLDLSRITVSNIERIEIIKGASSCLFGSEALAGVINIVTRKNITQPQAMAALRYGSFSMLDATLEGETPFAGKKGSAYLSANYYRTDGFNANPYLNEGKTAPPFNSLALQGRGRYLLSEKSAINLNGRYVTRHSDNQISYGVKPSRDVLDEKDLNGSVALNNNFNNGLKLKTQYYLTNYQTRQNITDLTSGTVMPGNQFDQYLHRAEVQGAKQFSDALELTGGVGGAYELLNNTAYRNTKSMANYFGYAQANWQAASQLSVTAGARYDYHDKYGAKVNPSIGLQYSPYTNFTLKAAVGSGFKTPNFQQLYMVFTNLQTGYTVLGAEEFWRELKLLQDAGQILNVFSSAQNVGQLKPERSVSYSGGFNYSPIASVKLDVNVFYNDMKNFINSEQVAVKANNQQVFSYMNIARAYTTGVEMGVGWAATRSINISAGYQLLYAVDKGVVDSIKNGTGLYGSVYDTDINDVRKSTRKDYFGLNNRSRHMANIKASYSHERSGITGTFRVNYRSKYGFSEDNKGNKFLDPYDTYVRSFFLLNAAVQKTFYNKHLQLQLTADNLMNYRDQLMPAQQGRAIVAGVSWRFF from the coding sequence ATGCCCACGTGTAATTATTCTGTGATTAAAAACGTCCTGTTTATGGTATTGCTGCTGCTGGTGGATGTTGTTCGGGCGGACGATACAAAAGGAAGATTAACAGGAATAGTGTTGGATGAATTGGGGAAGCCTATGGCTGGAATTACAGTGTCGCTTCAGCCCGACTACAGGAAGGCATTGAGCGATGAGAAGGGTAAATTTAGTATAACCGGTTTGTATGCAGGAATCTATACTCTGACCGTAAATGCAATAGGTTTTGAAAGCCACCGACAGGAAATTGAGCTTACCGGAGGGCATACGCTGGTCATTACTATTCAGTTGAAACGGGGTAACAAAGCTTTAAATGAAGTGAGCATAAATAGCCATCATAGTAATCCTGATAATTTCATTGATATGGTCCGCACGGCAATGCCAAGCAAAGTGATCAGTCGCCAGGAAATTGAAATGATGGGTAGCAGAAGACTTGACGAGGTGCTAAAAGAGCAAACCGGGCTGGCCATGGTGAATGATATTGGCTCGGGCAGCAGGGCAATAGGTTTGCAAATGCAGGGTTTTAGCAGTGGTTATACCATGATTATGATAGACGGGCAACCTATGGTGGGCCGCAACAATGGCAACCTGGATTTGTCGAGGATCACCGTTTCCAATATCGAGCGGATAGAGATCATCAAAGGTGCTTCTTCCTGTCTGTTTGGAAGCGAAGCGCTTGCCGGTGTAATCAATATTGTGACCAGAAAAAATATTACTCAGCCACAGGCAATGGCCGCATTGCGTTACGGGAGTTTTAGCATGCTTGATGCGACGCTTGAGGGAGAAACTCCTTTTGCAGGTAAAAAAGGATCGGCCTATTTGTCGGCCAACTATTACCGTACAGATGGTTTTAATGCCAATCCCTATCTTAATGAGGGCAAAACTGCACCGCCATTTAACAGTCTGGCTTTGCAGGGCAGAGGGCGATACCTGTTGAGCGAAAAAAGTGCGATTAACCTAAATGGACGATATGTGACCCGGCATTCGGACAATCAGATTTCGTATGGGGTAAAGCCTAGCAGGGATGTATTGGATGAAAAGGATTTGAACGGTTCGGTGGCATTGAACAATAATTTTAATAATGGATTAAAGTTAAAAACGCAGTATTATTTAACCAATTATCAGACCAGACAGAACATCACCGATTTAACCAGTGGAACCGTTATGCCCGGAAACCAATTTGATCAGTATCTGCATCGGGCCGAAGTACAGGGAGCAAAACAATTTTCTGACGCACTAGAGCTTACCGGTGGTGTAGGGGGGGCTTATGAACTGCTAAATAACACTGCCTATCGTAATACCAAGAGCATGGCCAATTATTTTGGGTATGCACAGGCCAATTGGCAGGCTGCCAGTCAGCTGTCGGTAACAGCGGGTGCACGTTATGATTACCATGATAAATATGGTGCAAAAGTAAATCCAAGTATTGGGTTACAATATAGTCCATACACTAATTTTACACTGAAAGCTGCTGTAGGTAGCGGTTTTAAGACACCTAATTTCCAGCAGTTGTACATGGTGTTTACCAATCTTCAAACCGGTTATACTGTTTTGGGTGCCGAGGAGTTCTGGCGTGAACTGAAGCTTTTGCAAGATGCAGGCCAGATTCTGAATGTATTTTCTTCGGCACAAAATGTTGGTCAGCTGAAACCCGAACGTTCGGTATCCTATAGCGGAGGGTTCAATTATAGTCCTATAGCCAGTGTAAAACTGGATGTCAATGTGTTTTATAATGACATGAAGAACTTTATCAACTCTGAGCAGGTAGCGGTAAAAGCCAACAATCAGCAGGTTTTTTCCTATATGAATATCGCCAGGGCATATACTACCGGTGTGGAGATGGGAGTAGGTTGGGCAGCTACCAGATCGATAAATATTTCTGCCGGTTACCAATTGCTTTATGCGGTGGACAAGGGGGTGGTCGACTCTATAAAGAATGGTACCGGTTTATATGGTTCCGTATATGACACTGATATCAATGATGTTAGAAAATCAACCCGCAAGGATTATTTCGGCCTAAATAACCGTTCCCGTCATATGGCAAACATCAAAGCTAGTTACAGTCACGAACGATCTGGTATTACGGGAACTTTCAGGGTCAACTATCGCAGTAAATATGGTTTTTCTGAAGACAATAAGGGCAATAAGTTTTTAGACCCTTATGATACTTATGTCCGCAGTTTCTTTTTGCTGAATGCTGCGGTACAAAAGACATTTTATAACAAGCATTTACAGTTGCAGCTAACGGCAGACAACCTGATGAACTATCGTGATCAGTTGATGCCGGCACAGCAGGGCCGGGCTATAGTTGCTGGCGTCAGTTGGCGTTTTTTTTAA
- a CDS encoding HmuY family protein, with amino-acid sequence MRKRKLIQGVAILAMLTVMASCTKEEIKPVLEDGLSTVVKDIPGDVGNTVGGTKPFEIFYFSLKTGAKVDKSKLLTADWDLAFAKEYNSYVSVNNGTNDQSYGFGGPGKGGMVVVNQAYDAVKTAPSDEAFTTNGITAAGWDSGNGNGWYFYELNTHIAVPIKNRTYVLRTAEGKYAKLQMVSMYKGAPATVTDLNWPAPYFTFRYYVQQDGSRNLSTKD; translated from the coding sequence ATGAGAAAGCGCAAATTAATACAAGGAGTGGCCATATTGGCCATGCTGACCGTGATGGCTTCCTGTACCAAGGAAGAAATAAAACCAGTATTGGAAGATGGGCTAAGTACAGTGGTAAAAGACATTCCCGGAGATGTGGGGAATACAGTGGGCGGTACAAAACCCTTTGAGATTTTTTATTTCAGCCTTAAAACGGGGGCAAAAGTTGATAAAAGTAAGTTACTGACCGCCGACTGGGACCTGGCCTTTGCAAAGGAATACAATTCCTACGTATCCGTTAACAATGGTACCAACGACCAGAGCTATGGCTTTGGTGGACCTGGAAAAGGGGGGATGGTAGTGGTAAATCAGGCTTACGATGCGGTTAAGACAGCTCCATCTGATGAGGCGTTTACCACCAATGGAATTACCGCTGCCGGATGGGATTCGGGAAACGGCAATGGCTGGTATTTTTATGAACTGAACACTCATATTGCAGTGCCGATTAAAAATAGAACCTATGTACTGCGTACTGCCGAAGGTAAATATGCAAAATTACAAATGGTAAGCATGTATAAAGGTGCACCAGCTACGGTGACCGATTTGAACTGGCCGGCGCCCTATTTTACCTTCCGGTATTATGTACAGCAGGACGGAAGCAGAAACCTGTCTACCAAAGACTAA
- a CDS encoding HmuY family protein produces MNYLKTVKICSLLLSTVVIVASCKKDKKEEEPTVAPYYYKLERIENFSSSVTGATTIYFNFANKKEVAASQAKTNDWDMAFGGLLASFVSGNNGADAVNYGTGGTAVGGALVIEKPFDEVTDIPASAGFKTGKDLFGMDKEGARADGIGWYLYDETGLIRGDGSARKKHVVYAMPEKRTVVIRAANGDFVKVKMISCYKDAFTADKWFIDSTKMFYTFEYVIVPKGSTKFVIK; encoded by the coding sequence ATGAACTATTTAAAAACTGTTAAAATCTGCAGCTTATTGCTTAGCACAGTTGTCATTGTTGCCTCTTGTAAAAAAGACAAAAAGGAAGAAGAACCAACCGTAGCTCCGTATTATTATAAACTGGAACGGATTGAGAATTTCAGTTCCAGTGTTACAGGCGCAACTACCATTTATTTTAATTTTGCCAACAAGAAAGAGGTAGCTGCAAGTCAGGCAAAAACCAATGATTGGGATATGGCTTTCGGAGGACTTCTGGCTAGTTTTGTGAGCGGAAATAATGGGGCCGACGCTGTAAATTATGGTACTGGTGGTACCGCAGTTGGCGGGGCATTGGTGATAGAAAAACCATTTGATGAAGTAACCGATATACCTGCTTCGGCGGGCTTTAAAACCGGAAAAGATTTATTTGGGATGGACAAAGAAGGCGCACGTGCTGACGGAATTGGCTGGTATTTGTATGACGAAACCGGACTGATAAGAGGAGATGGAAGCGCGCGTAAAAAACATGTGGTGTATGCCATGCCCGAAAAACGTACCGTAGTTATCCGCGCTGCTAATGGCGACTTTGTAAAAGTGAAAATGATAAGCTGTTATAAAGATGCTTTTACAGCCGATAAATGGTTCATCGATAGCACTAAGATGTTTTATACGTTTGAAT